The uncultured Cohaesibacter sp. genome window below encodes:
- a CDS encoding methylmalonyl-CoA mutase subunit beta, whose amino-acid sequence MMSEALRIAETFPGYSREDWAAMVEKALKGQPISRLTTKTVDGTEISPIFERAVGKAPLAMRPKDTTWAVCQRMDHPDAAKANEQVLNDLVNGVNMVCIPFAGSASARGFGLAADKEVLAKALNEVLVDLIAFRLETGAAGDAAAKAFAGVVADKGADAASVKVSFGLDPIGCFASTGALPADWAATLASTIKDLKAKGFKGPFVTADGRPYHDAGATDAQELGAVVATIVAYWRALEDAGFEAAEALGMIDVVLSVEADQFASLAKMRAIRHLWANLLEAAGVDFLPLTVHAETSWSMMTRLDPYVNILRETTACFAAGVGGADSICVVPHTIALGLPGSHDRRISRNLQTMLLEESNLYRVTDPAAGSGYVETLTDETGAMAWALFQEAEKAGGAVAALKAGLFADVIAKSNEVRGKLLATRRAALTGASAFPNIDEKDVAVLDVAPIALAVPAAGESCTALKAVRLSEPYETLRDAAKAAGNPPIFFANMGRIADFTARATWTKNFFEAGGIRSLSDKGYAEAAEAAADFKASGAAIAAIVGPDALYEEKGTDFAKALKEAGAKMVYVAGRPKEIMEALSAAGVDAFAFESCDVLAELNKIHDVLGIAPVAKA is encoded by the coding sequence ATGATGAGCGAAGCGTTGAGGATAGCCGAGACATTTCCAGGCTATTCCCGTGAGGACTGGGCCGCGATGGTTGAAAAGGCGCTCAAGGGCCAGCCTATTTCTCGCCTCACAACGAAAACAGTAGACGGCACGGAAATCTCCCCGATTTTCGAACGGGCCGTCGGAAAAGCGCCTTTGGCAATGCGTCCCAAGGACACGACATGGGCTGTTTGCCAGCGGATGGATCATCCTGATGCTGCCAAGGCAAACGAGCAGGTGTTGAACGACCTTGTGAACGGCGTCAATATGGTTTGCATTCCATTTGCCGGTAGCGCGTCTGCAAGGGGCTTCGGTCTGGCTGCAGACAAGGAAGTTTTGGCAAAGGCGCTGAACGAGGTTCTTGTTGACCTCATTGCATTCCGTCTGGAAACCGGTGCTGCTGGTGATGCTGCAGCAAAGGCTTTCGCGGGTGTGGTTGCCGACAAGGGGGCTGATGCTGCCTCTGTAAAGGTTTCCTTCGGTCTCGACCCGATCGGTTGCTTTGCAAGCACCGGTGCGCTGCCTGCCGATTGGGCAGCTACCCTTGCAAGCACGATCAAGGATCTAAAAGCCAAAGGCTTCAAGGGTCCGTTCGTTACCGCTGATGGCCGTCCTTATCATGATGCCGGTGCAACCGATGCCCAGGAGCTGGGTGCTGTTGTGGCAACCATCGTCGCCTACTGGCGCGCGCTGGAAGACGCCGGTTTCGAAGCTGCCGAAGCTCTCGGCATGATCGATGTGGTTCTGTCCGTAGAAGCCGATCAGTTTGCTTCTTTGGCCAAAATGCGTGCGATCCGTCATCTCTGGGCAAACCTGCTCGAAGCAGCCGGTGTCGACTTCCTGCCTTTGACGGTTCATGCAGAGACCTCCTGGTCGATGATGACTCGCCTTGATCCTTATGTGAACATCCTGCGTGAAACCACTGCCTGCTTCGCAGCCGGTGTTGGTGGCGCTGACAGCATCTGCGTTGTTCCGCATACCATCGCTCTTGGCTTGCCTGGTTCTCACGACCGCCGCATTTCCCGCAACCTGCAGACGATGCTGCTGGAGGAATCAAACCTCTATCGCGTCACCGACCCTGCCGCTGGTTCGGGCTATGTTGAAACCTTGACCGACGAAACCGGCGCCATGGCCTGGGCTCTGTTCCAGGAAGCTGAAAAGGCTGGTGGTGCAGTTGCTGCGCTCAAGGCCGGTCTGTTCGCTGATGTGATCGCCAAGTCGAACGAAGTACGCGGCAAGCTTCTTGCAACCCGCCGTGCTGCTCTGACCGGTGCTTCTGCATTCCCGAACATCGACGAAAAAGATGTTGCAGTGCTTGACGTCGCTCCGATCGCTCTGGCCGTTCCGGCTGCTGGCGAAAGCTGCACTGCTCTGAAGGCCGTTCGTCTCTCAGAGCCATATGAAACTCTGCGTGACGCAGCCAAGGCTGCTGGCAACCCGCCGATCTTCTTTGCCAACATGGGCCGCATCGCCGACTTCACGGCACGTGCAACCTGGACGAAGAACTTCTTCGAAGCTGGTGGCATCCGGTCCCTGTCTGACAAGGGCTATGCTGAAGCTGCCGAAGCCGCTGCCGACTTCAAGGCATCTGGTGCAGCGATTGCTGCCATCGTAGGCCCCGACGCCCTGTATGAAGAAAAGGGCACCGACTTTGCCAAGGCTCTCAAGGAAGCTGGCGCGAAGATGGTCTATGTAGCAGGTCGTCCGAAAGAGATCATGGAGGCACTTTCTGCCGCCGGTGTTGATGCTTTCGCCTTCGAAAGCTGCGACGTGCTCGCCGAACTCAATAAAATTCATGACGTTCTGGGCATTGCCCCGGTCGCCAAGGCATAA
- the scpA gene encoding methylmalonyl-CoA mutase, which yields MSKIPNFADIAFKAASPSVTAGDALWHTPEGIDVKDAYAESEISKYDFLNSWPGLAPFVRGPYPTMYAQRPWTIRQYAGFSTAEDSNAFYRRNLAAGQKGLSIAFDLATHRGYDSDHPRVVGDVGMAGVAIDSIYDMRTLFDGIPLDKMSVSMTMNGAVLPVMALYIIAAEEQGVSQDLLAGTIQNDILKEFMVRNTYIYPPHPSMRIISDIFAYTSQNMPKFNSISISGYHMQEAGATADLELAYTIADGLEYIAAGVETGLDVDAFAPRLSFFWSIGMNFFMEVAKMRAARLVWAKLVKEKFNPKNPKSYSLRTHSQTSGWSLTAQDVYNNIGRTAIEAMGATQGHTQSLHTNALDEALALPTDFSARIARNTQLFLQQESATTKVIDPWGGSHYVEKLTAELAEKALAHIKEVESLGGMAKAIEAGIPKLRIEEAAAKTQARIDGGSQTVVGVNKYKPDFKEDIDVLQVDNTAVRQQQLDKLARLRAERDQAEVDAALEALTNAAEQGNGNLLDLSVKAARVKATVGEISYALEKVYGRHRAEIKSISGVYRKEVGAMSDVVQKVQKLVDEFEANDGRRPRILIAKMGQDGHDRGQKVIASGFADLGFDVDIGPLFQTPEEAGRQAVENDVHVVAASSLAAGHLTLVPALRDVLAAEGRPDIMIVAGGVIPPQDYDALYAAGASAIYPPGTVIADAAIDLINQLNKRLGYAKDAAE from the coding sequence ATGAGCAAGATCCCTAACTTTGCCGACATAGCATTCAAGGCGGCCAGTCCTTCTGTGACCGCCGGCGATGCCCTCTGGCACACGCCGGAAGGTATCGACGTTAAAGACGCCTATGCCGAGAGCGAAATCTCCAAGTATGATTTCCTCAACAGCTGGCCGGGTCTGGCCCCGTTCGTGCGTGGCCCGTATCCGACCATGTATGCACAGCGCCCATGGACGATCCGTCAGTATGCCGGTTTCTCCACCGCTGAAGACTCCAACGCCTTCTACCGCCGCAACCTTGCTGCCGGTCAGAAGGGTCTGTCCATCGCGTTCGACCTTGCAACCCACCGCGGTTACGATTCCGACCACCCACGCGTAGTCGGTGACGTTGGCATGGCCGGTGTGGCGATCGACAGCATCTATGACATGCGCACCCTGTTCGACGGCATTCCGCTCGACAAGATGTCTGTGTCCATGACCATGAACGGCGCTGTTCTGCCTGTCATGGCTCTTTACATCATTGCTGCGGAAGAGCAGGGCGTTAGCCAGGATCTGCTGGCCGGTACCATTCAGAACGACATTCTGAAAGAGTTCATGGTCCGCAACACCTACATCTATCCTCCGCATCCTTCCATGCGCATCATCTCGGACATCTTTGCCTATACGTCCCAGAACATGCCGAAATTCAACTCCATCTCGATCTCCGGCTACCATATGCAGGAAGCTGGTGCGACGGCCGACCTTGAGCTGGCCTATACGATCGCCGATGGTCTTGAATATATTGCAGCTGGTGTGGAAACCGGTCTGGATGTGGATGCATTTGCTCCGCGCCTGTCCTTCTTCTGGTCGATCGGCATGAACTTCTTCATGGAAGTTGCCAAGATGCGCGCAGCCCGTCTGGTCTGGGCCAAACTGGTCAAGGAAAAGTTCAATCCGAAGAATCCGAAGTCCTATTCCCTGCGTACCCACTCCCAGACTTCCGGCTGGTCGCTCACCGCTCAGGATGTTTACAACAACATCGGACGTACCGCGATCGAAGCCATGGGTGCAACGCAAGGGCATACCCAGTCCCTGCATACCAACGCTCTTGACGAAGCGCTGGCTCTGCCGACCGACTTCTCTGCCCGTATCGCTCGTAACACCCAGCTGTTCCTGCAGCAGGAAAGTGCGACCACCAAAGTTATCGACCCATGGGGCGGTTCTCACTATGTTGAGAAACTCACCGCTGAGCTGGCTGAAAAAGCTCTGGCCCACATCAAGGAAGTCGAAAGCCTTGGCGGCATGGCAAAAGCCATCGAAGCCGGCATTCCGAAGCTGCGCATTGAAGAAGCTGCTGCGAAGACCCAGGCTCGCATCGACGGCGGTTCCCAGACCGTTGTTGGCGTGAACAAATACAAGCCTGACTTCAAGGAAGACATCGATGTGCTGCAGGTTGACAACACCGCAGTTCGTCAGCAGCAGCTGGACAAACTGGCTCGCCTGAGAGCAGAACGCGATCAGGCCGAAGTTGATGCAGCTCTTGAAGCTCTGACCAATGCAGCCGAACAGGGCAACGGCAACCTGCTTGATCTCTCGGTCAAGGCAGCGCGCGTTAAAGCCACTGTCGGTGAAATCAGCTACGCTCTGGAAAAGGTCTACGGTCGCCATCGCGCCGAAATCAAGTCCATTTCCGGTGTCTACCGCAAAGAGGTTGGTGCCATGTCTGACGTGGTTCAGAAAGTCCAGAAACTGGTTGACGAGTTCGAGGCAAACGACGGTCGTCGTCCTCGTATCCTCATCGCCAAAATGGGCCAGGACGGTCATGACCGTGGTCAGAAGGTTATCGCTTCCGGCTTCGCTGACCTTGGCTTCGACGTTGATATCGGACCTCTCTTCCAGACCCCGGAAGAAGCTGGTCGTCAGGCTGTCGAAAACGACGTGCATGTGGTTGCTGCCTCTTCTCTGGCAGCCGGTCACCTGACCCTCGTACCGGCCCTGCGTGACGTGCTGGCTGCTGAAGGCCGCCCAGACATCATGATCGTTGCTGGTGGTGTGATTCCTCCGCAGGATTATGATGCGCTCTACGCAGCGGGTGCTTCTGCCATCTATCCTCCTGGAACGGTTATCGCCGACGCTGCGATCGACCTCATCAACCAGCTCAACAAGCGCCTTGGTTACGCCAAGGATGCTGCTGAGTAA
- a CDS encoding acyltransferase, giving the protein MFHFLKSPFFSLNPKRDLTVDTIRGMACIALVAFHVVGGDPDQGMAVGVNDWLYRMLHSFTDMRMPLFSFISGIVFFSFPKSGTGFHWLVGKKARRLLLPLLTVGTLCWLSRVIMGIESEPLYMVYFSPYNVYWYLQSTFLVMSLFLLVNYCAMRRADRREFQSIANMNAIGLGVLGAYIHVFQFPYVTQFLSLQKAFYLMPFFMSGYLFGQVAQVYAVRVKLGQKALAALILGGFIGLGFAMVDGGNGFETATRRAVCIPVGILTALSLFTLAPRVRFLAWVGDKSYAIYLFHVFFTGATEMVWRKLLPAMDIHFGFLGFFAAGLLGPIILSWFILKVPLGRWLVLGLAAPKFMQERFGIQRAH; this is encoded by the coding sequence ATGTTTCACTTCCTCAAAAGCCCGTTTTTCTCGCTCAACCCCAAGAGAGATCTCACTGTCGATACTATAAGAGGCATGGCATGTATCGCGCTCGTTGCCTTTCATGTTGTCGGGGGAGATCCTGACCAGGGGATGGCCGTCGGGGTCAACGATTGGCTCTACAGGATGCTGCATTCCTTTACGGATATGCGGATGCCGCTCTTCAGCTTCATTTCCGGGATCGTCTTCTTTTCGTTTCCGAAAAGTGGAACCGGCTTTCACTGGCTGGTAGGCAAAAAGGCTCGCAGGCTGCTGTTACCGCTGCTGACAGTGGGTACGCTTTGCTGGCTTTCGCGCGTGATCATGGGGATCGAGAGCGAACCGCTCTATATGGTCTATTTCTCTCCATACAATGTCTATTGGTATCTGCAGTCGACTTTCCTGGTGATGTCTCTTTTCCTGCTGGTGAACTATTGTGCGATGCGCAGGGCTGATCGACGTGAATTCCAGAGCATAGCCAACATGAATGCGATCGGGCTCGGGGTGTTGGGGGCCTATATCCATGTTTTCCAGTTCCCCTATGTCACGCAGTTCCTGTCCCTTCAGAAGGCCTTCTATCTGATGCCCTTTTTCATGTCCGGCTATCTGTTCGGTCAGGTGGCTCAGGTCTATGCCGTGAGGGTGAAGCTGGGCCAAAAGGCGCTGGCTGCTCTGATACTTGGCGGCTTTATCGGTCTGGGATTTGCAATGGTTGATGGAGGAAACGGCTTCGAAACGGCCACTCGCCGGGCGGTTTGTATTCCGGTGGGAATTCTGACCGCTCTCAGCCTGTTCACACTTGCTCCAAGGGTGAGGTTCCTGGCTTGGGTCGGCGACAAGTCCTATGCGATCTATCTGTTCCATGTCTTCTTTACCGGAGCAACGGAAATGGTCTGGCGCAAACTGCTTCCTGCAATGGATATCCATTTCGGCTTCCTCGGCTTCTTTGCCGCCGGATTGCTTGGACCGATCATTCTGAGCTGGTTCATTCTCAAGGTCCCGCTCGGACGATGGCTGGTTCTGGGGTTGGCTGCACCGAAATTCATGCAGGAACGGTTCGGGATCCAGCGCGCCCATTGA
- a CDS encoding heavy metal-binding domain-containing protein has translation MLITTTPNVEGHAIVEYKGLVNGEAILGANVFKDFFAGIRDIVGGRSGAYESELQRAREIAVDEMTQYAQRLGANAIIGVDVDYETVGDRGSMLMVAASGTAVVIR, from the coding sequence ATGCTGATTACAACCACCCCGAATGTTGAAGGCCACGCCATTGTTGAATACAAGGGCCTCGTCAATGGCGAAGCCATTCTTGGCGCCAATGTTTTCAAGGACTTCTTTGCCGGAATCCGCGATATCGTGGGTGGACGATCGGGGGCCTATGAGTCCGAATTGCAGCGTGCGCGAGAGATTGCGGTTGATGAAATGACACAATATGCCCAACGCCTTGGCGCGAACGCAATCATTGGTGTCGATGTCGACTATGAAACCGTTGGTGACAGGGGATCGATGCTGATGGTTGCAGCCTCAGGGACAGCTGTCGTCATCAGGTAG
- a CDS encoding TIGR00730 family Rossman fold protein has product MKNLCIFCGSSWGRRKEFEEAAIALSTEIARRGYGLVYGGSSAGLMGACADAALAAGGQVIGILPNALKAKEIDHKGLTELHLVESMHDRKAMMEQLSDGFISIPGGIGTMDELFEMWTWATLGWHEKPSALFNVAGYYDDLIRFLDKTAEDAFVKQAHRDMLIVETDIDRLFDRLEDYVAPKVGKWIPKEGTII; this is encoded by the coding sequence ATGAAAAATTTGTGCATTTTCTGCGGCTCAAGCTGGGGACGCCGGAAAGAATTTGAAGAAGCAGCGATCGCCTTGTCGACAGAAATTGCCCGGCGCGGCTATGGCCTTGTCTATGGCGGATCGTCGGCCGGGCTTATGGGAGCCTGTGCGGATGCGGCTCTGGCCGCAGGCGGGCAGGTGATCGGCATTCTCCCCAACGCACTGAAAGCCAAGGAAATCGATCACAAGGGCCTCACCGAGCTGCATCTGGTCGAGAGCATGCATGATCGCAAGGCGATGATGGAGCAGCTCTCTGATGGCTTCATTTCCATTCCGGGCGGAATCGGAACCATGGACGAGCTGTTCGAGATGTGGACCTGGGCGACTCTTGGCTGGCATGAAAAGCCATCCGCCCTGTTCAATGTCGCCGGATATTATGACGATCTCATCCGCTTTCTGGACAAAACCGCGGAAGACGCCTTCGTCAAGCAGGCGCATCGCGACATGCTGATTGTCGAGACCGATATAGACCGGCTCTTCGACCGGCTTGAGGACTATGTTGCCCCGAAGGTCGGCAAATGGATTCCAAAAGAAGGAACAATCATATGA
- a CDS encoding GNAT family N-acetyltransferase, which yields MTGDAVGHGFELARLTDLPHMVDACAALNEAEWGDGSDESLEMRRAGFRRLALAADNEDAILCLAENGELAGLCILIENDLTDFPDLGPWLASLIVAPTYREQGLARRLVAETENLARDFGEEGLFVHSRSPELFRSLGYQDVDDHLVGDVRFYVQGKEL from the coding sequence ATGACCGGAGACGCTGTTGGGCATGGGTTTGAATTGGCCCGCCTCACCGATCTGCCACACATGGTCGATGCCTGTGCCGCCCTCAATGAGGCCGAATGGGGCGATGGATCCGATGAGTCGCTGGAAATGCGCCGGGCCGGCTTTCGCCGCCTCGCCTTGGCCGCTGACAATGAAGATGCCATCCTGTGTCTGGCAGAAAATGGTGAACTCGCTGGTCTTTGCATCCTGATCGAGAATGATCTGACGGATTTTCCGGATCTGGGGCCGTGGCTGGCCAGTCTGATTGTCGCTCCGACCTACCGGGAACAGGGCCTTGCCCGGCGCCTCGTTGCCGAAACGGAGAATCTGGCGCGTGATTTTGGTGAGGAAGGGCTGTTTGTACACTCCCGATCACCGGAGCTTTTCCGTTCTCTGGGCTATCAGGACGTCGACGATCATCTGGTAGGTGATGTGCGCTTTTATGTTCAGGGCAAGGAACTCTGA
- a CDS encoding haloacid dehalogenase type II encodes MAGSDSCSIYVFDAYGTLFDVHAAVRRYADQLGPNAAHLSEIWRSKQLEYSWVRALTGRYVDFWTLTERALDFAYERIPDADRSLRQALLDVYHEADAFEDVRPVLEELKNRDAQLAILSNGTASMLEAAVAKNGLNDLFDHILSADEVKTYKTQSAVYDLAMTAFRCFPEAISFQSSNRWDVAGATAYGFRTVWINRTGDLDEYRDLSPVAQFKDLKGLLTL; translated from the coding sequence ATGGCTGGTTCAGACTCATGCTCGATTTATGTATTTGACGCTTACGGAACGCTCTTCGATGTGCATGCAGCCGTGCGTCGTTATGCGGATCAACTTGGCCCAAATGCGGCGCATCTTTCCGAGATCTGGCGCTCGAAGCAGCTGGAGTATAGTTGGGTTCGCGCCCTGACTGGCCGCTACGTCGATTTCTGGACCCTCACGGAACGCGCTCTTGATTTTGCCTATGAACGCATTCCCGATGCCGACCGCTCCCTGCGTCAGGCGCTGCTCGATGTCTACCACGAAGCCGATGCATTCGAGGATGTGCGCCCGGTACTGGAAGAGCTGAAGAACCGCGATGCGCAGCTGGCGATCCTGTCCAACGGCACTGCAAGCATGCTGGAAGCCGCTGTCGCCAAGAACGGCCTCAATGACCTGTTCGACCATATTCTGAGTGCCGATGAGGTCAAGACCTACAAAACGCAGTCAGCGGTCTATGATCTGGCCATGACAGCGTTCCGCTGTTTCCCAGAAGCGATCTCCTTCCAGTCGTCCAACCGCTGGGATGTGGCCGGGGCCACCGCCTATGGCTTCCGCACAGTTTGGATCAACCGCACCGGAGATCTGGACGAATATCGGGATCTGTCGCCCGTCGCCCAGTTCAAGGATCTCAAGGGCCTTCTGACCCTCTGA
- a CDS encoding branched-chain amino acid aminotransferase: MAEFSQTWTWFKGEWHEGNPPMMGPRSHAFWQGSTVFDGARYFEGVMPDLDLHCARINRSCETLAMKPTMKVGEIMELAAEGCQKFGGNAVYIRPTYWGVGSLSSVINVDPDDVDFCLTLFDAPMPDPSKGMRVTTTKFRRPTLETMPTNAKASGLYINNARCLKEALDKGFDNAIVCDMLGNVAELATANFFIVKDGVVKTSVPNGSFLNGITRQRTIQLLRDAGETVVECTLTLDDCREADEMFSTGNYSKVVPIFAFDERQYDHGPIAKKARELYWEFAFKK; this comes from the coding sequence ATGGCAGAATTTTCACAAACATGGACTTGGTTCAAAGGCGAATGGCACGAAGGCAATCCTCCCATGATGGGGCCGCGCTCGCACGCTTTCTGGCAGGGGTCCACCGTATTTGACGGAGCCCGTTATTTTGAAGGCGTCATGCCTGACCTTGATCTTCACTGTGCCCGTATCAACCGCTCTTGCGAAACCCTGGCCATGAAGCCAACCATGAAGGTTGGCGAAATCATGGAACTGGCCGCCGAAGGGTGCCAGAAATTCGGTGGCAATGCGGTTTATATCCGCCCGACATATTGGGGCGTTGGCAGCTTGTCTTCCGTGATCAACGTTGATCCGGACGATGTCGATTTCTGCCTGACCCTGTTTGATGCACCGATGCCGGATCCGAGCAAGGGCATGCGCGTGACGACCACCAAGTTCCGCCGTCCGACCCTTGAGACCATGCCGACCAACGCAAAGGCATCTGGTCTTTACATCAACAACGCCCGCTGCCTCAAGGAAGCGCTCGACAAGGGCTTCGACAACGCTATTGTCTGCGACATGCTGGGCAACGTTGCCGAACTGGCAACCGCCAACTTCTTCATCGTCAAGGACGGCGTCGTCAAGACCTCCGTTCCGAACGGCAGCTTCCTCAACGGCATCACCCGCCAGCGCACGATCCAGCTGCTGCGCGATGCCGGTGAAACCGTCGTTGAATGCACCCTGACGCTCGATGATTGCCGTGAAGCAGACGAAATGTTCTCGACCGGCAACTATTCAAAGGTTGTTCCGATCTTCGCCTTCGACGAACGCCAGTATGATCATGGCCCGATCGCCAAGAAGGCACGCGAACTCTACTGGGAATTCGCGTTCAAGAAGTAA
- a CDS encoding superoxide dismutase, with amino-acid sequence MAFELPELPYAYDALGDFMSAETLEFHHDKHHLAYVTNGNNLLKDSGLEGKSLEDVVKESFGKNAGLFNNAAQHYNHLHFWKWMKPVAKQGLIPGVLATKIEEDLGGMDKFRADFINAGITQFGSGWAWLALVDGKLVVTKTPNGENPLVHGGTPLLGCDVWEHSYYIDYRNARPKYLEAWFDNLVNWEYVAELLETAS; translated from the coding sequence ATGGCTTTTGAACTTCCCGAACTTCCTTATGCCTATGATGCACTTGGCGATTTCATGTCTGCAGAGACGCTGGAATTTCACCATGACAAACACCATCTGGCGTATGTCACCAACGGCAACAACCTGCTCAAAGACTCCGGCCTCGAAGGCAAGAGCCTTGAAGATGTCGTGAAAGAAAGCTTCGGCAAGAATGCCGGTCTGTTCAACAACGCCGCTCAGCATTACAACCATCTGCATTTCTGGAAATGGATGAAGCCTGTTGCCAAACAGGGCCTCATTCCGGGCGTTCTGGCCACCAAGATCGAAGAAGACCTCGGCGGCATGGACAAGTTCCGCGCTGATTTCATCAATGCCGGCATCACCCAGTTCGGTTCCGGTTGGGCATGGCTGGCACTGGTTGACGGCAAGCTGGTCGTAACCAAGACACCAAACGGCGAGAACCCGTTGGTTCACGGTGGCACCCCGCTGCTCGGCTGTGACGTTTGGGAACATTCCTACTATATCGACTACCGCAATGCGCGCCCGAAATATCTCGAAGCCTGGTTCGACAACCTGGTCAACTGGGAATATGTCGCCGAATTGCTGGAAACCGCTTCCTGA
- a CDS encoding glycosyltransferase family 4 protein encodes MQSMDSATNSDQTRKTLLFFAPEVQDAAILNAYEIYLHHLSHSELFDITIMAPNGSPFGEEARTMGYRMYPVSDFSRKLLLRTPQLWPILTATRRFRFDYAICHEAFGCRGLSHIARKVIGVCHDDMYEGFKNASRMVAITSSLAEEAKAFFEGQVPVDVLPYPYECQFSDIAPLPEDEEAPLTIGTSGQFLEGDGLGTFIHAAQLLHQSSPEARFVIAGQGPLEHELKELSDHIAPFIDFAGPMDASEMAEAFDIYCLAASNAPYSVSLCQMMDAGIACVSTCASGPMDILKGGMVAPLVPMSDAFLLAVKLQELLEDRPQIERIKKACFERIREEDFSTRIFEEKLISLFDMEQKAFSRID; translated from the coding sequence ATGCAATCGATGGATAGTGCCACCAATAGTGATCAGACGCGCAAGACGCTGTTGTTCTTCGCGCCTGAAGTGCAGGACGCTGCAATATTGAACGCCTATGAGATCTATCTGCATCACCTCTCCCACAGCGAACTGTTCGACATCACGATCATGGCGCCCAACGGTTCGCCCTTTGGCGAGGAAGCGCGCACCATGGGTTACCGGATGTATCCGGTATCGGATTTTTCCCGCAAGCTGCTGCTCAGAACGCCCCAGCTCTGGCCGATCCTGACAGCGACCCGCCGGTTCCGTTTCGACTATGCCATCTGCCACGAGGCCTTCGGCTGTCGCGGGCTGTCCCACATTGCACGCAAGGTAATCGGGGTCTGTCACGACGACATGTATGAAGGCTTCAAGAACGCCAGCCGCATGGTTGCCATCACGTCAAGTCTTGCGGAAGAGGCCAAGGCCTTTTTCGAGGGGCAAGTTCCCGTCGACGTGCTGCCCTACCCCTATGAATGCCAGTTCAGTGATATCGCCCCCCTGCCCGAGGATGAGGAGGCACCGCTGACCATTGGCACCAGTGGCCAATTCCTTGAAGGAGACGGCCTCGGTACTTTCATTCACGCCGCCCAGTTGCTGCATCAGAGTAGCCCGGAGGCCCGTTTTGTCATCGCCGGACAAGGCCCGCTTGAGCATGAGCTCAAGGAGCTCTCGGACCATATAGCGCCCTTTATCGATTTCGCAGGGCCGATGGATGCTTCAGAAATGGCCGAGGCTTTTGACATCTACTGTCTCGCTGCATCCAACGCGCCCTATTCGGTGTCCCTGTGCCAGATGATGGACGCCGGCATCGCCTGTGTTTCCACCTGCGCCAGCGGTCCGATGGACATTCTCAAAGGAGGGATGGTTGCGCCTCTGGTGCCCATGAGCGACGCCTTCCTGCTGGCCGTCAAGCTGCAGGAGTTGCTGGAAGACAGGCCCCAGATCGAGCGAATCAAGAAGGCGTGTTTCGAGCGCATTCGTGAAGAAGATTTCTCCACCCGGATTTTCGAAGAAAAGCTGATTTCGCTGTTTGACATGGAACAAAAGGCTTTCTCGCGCATTGATTGA